The Arachis ipaensis cultivar K30076 chromosome B05, Araip1.1, whole genome shotgun sequence nucleotide sequence CATCTTTGCAATTCTGTTTCACCTTCCTTCAATGTAGGTTAAAGCTAGccacttttttttatctttttatttatttactcctcctttttctcctttttttttctctatcaTCTTGGTTGTGACTTGGGAAAAAAACTTTTTGTTGGGTAGTGAAAAAAATAAAACCCCAATCATCAATACCAAATCATTCCACAAAAATGGTGGATGACACTCACTAGACCTATAATTATAAACtaacaagaatcaattttttcttagagaaaaagaaaaaaaagaaaaacctatGATTCAATCATCAGTGAAATGAAAAACACCAACTAAATCAATGGTGGATGATGAACCACAAACTAGTGACGATGTAGCTTCTTGTAGTTTTCAGTTTCCTCAGTGTCCTGAAAAGAAAGTTTTCTCTTAACTCCGGAACAAGTGGTGTCAGATTGATTCTCAAGAACACACGTGGAGTTCGATTGGTTTGACATTAAATTCGAGCAAGGGGTCTTAACTTTGTTCCTCCTCTTTTCCTGTATAAGATTATAACAGGAAAATACATCTCCCTGTtgcataaacataaacatagacCAAAACATCATCAAACTCTGTTCTGTTCTGTTCAATTCACACAATAAAAAACAATGAACTTGTTTGGTCCGTTCACTATACTAACTGAAAAAAACTCACACTTTCTAGATTGCCCCAAGATGAGATTTTTCTTATCCTAAGATCCATGGTCTTTCTTGTTAATGTAGCATCAACTGCTGCTAATATTGCAGCGGAGGCTATTATAGATGGCCGTTGATCCATCAAATTAACATCTGCATTAGAAAcccccccaaaaaaaaaagtaaagttaaGGTCTTATTTATTGGTAATAATATAAAACTAGTATTTCATGAAAGGATTGattgaattatcaaaaaattACCTTTGACCATGGCTACAATGTGTTGGGTGGCTTTTGTGATGATTGTGTGTGAATTGGATCCAGGGCAGAACTTTGTGAGAAAGTAATGGAGATAAGAAAAAggagttggtgatgatgatccCATTTTCCAATCCAAGGTAGCAAGAATCAGAAGCTCCATGTTCTTAATCACTTTGCTCTCAAATCTGTATTCAACTATTGGATATTCAGAGAGAGGAGGCACATTTTGCTCTTCCATTTTTGCTGCAAGAGATAAGCATGCTACCGATAATAATTGAATAGCCCAAGGTTTTGATTCCTACATCATTAAAAGAAACAAACCCATTattcaaactaaaaaaaatgataataataagatAGTCACTATATAATCTCCAATGAGTTTGGTACTTACATCAATGGATCGTTTTGAAAGAAACCGATCAAAGTAGGAGACTGATAAATAAGCTGTGTGAACTTTGAATCCAAGTTTGGCCTGTGTCTGAATCAAACAATGAAAAAAGCTTTCCATAAAATAAAACAATCCAAAAGACAAATTGCAAAAACTGTAAGAACAAGAATGAAACTAACATTGAAAATCCAATCAATGGCATCAAAACGAGCAGTCCTCAACCAGAATCTGGCGGCGGAGCAATCATCATGATTGTGGAATCCAAAAGCAGTTTCTTGGCTGAACAAATACTCAATgtattcctcttcatcttcctcatGAAAAACAATCCCAGTGTGTTCATTTTCATCATCATAGTTGTCTTCAAAGAAGCAAGCTTCACCTTCTTCTTCACACATTAGACTTGACAAAGAAAAAGAGGTGGCAGTGAGAGAGCTCCCCATTTTTCTGTTTTTAGTAATCTGAAATCTGAAAGTTGAGTTATGCTAAGCTCACTTGTCTTGGCATTTGTAACCTCTAAATAGTTGAAGAGAGTGTGGAGTGAGTGGGGAATGAAATATACCGGTTTTTGTGCCGCCAAAAATAAACACAATAAGGAGGGAGTGTAGGACGTTAATTAGCGGTTACACAGTTTTTCACTACTAAACTATAACTATAATTATACCCTATatgtattttatttgaaattGGATTTTGTATCTTTTAAATTTACTATATTTTCTTTGAAAAAACAAAATGTGATGGGAGATTGTTAAGAATTGAGCTATGGTACATGGTACACCACTTTTGGGGTCTTCCCCTACAGTTTAGGGACAGCTGTAGGATATGGTCACCTTTGTCCCATGTGGTTTGCTCTTAGCTACCTAGATGAACCCTCATCACTCCTCCACCTTAGCttgcatgaatttaattttttatgtatattcATAGTTATAAGTTTTAGAATAATGAATACAGAATGAATATAACAAAAGTTAGTTATTTAATTCTTTTTatcgtatttttaaattttttaaaaatttatttattgttagcatcttttaacatttttttttgtcaGTGATATGAACTTTCATATATCATTTTAGTAG carries:
- the LOC107641660 gene encoding cyclin-D5-1, yielding MGSSLTATSFSLSSLMCEEEGEACFFEDNYDDENEHTGIVFHEEDEEEYIEYLFSQETAFGFHNHDDCSAARFWLRTARFDAIDWIFNTQAKLGFKVHTAYLSVSYFDRFLSKRSIDESKPWAIQLLSVACLSLAAKMEEQNVPPLSEYPIVEYRFESKVIKNMELLILATLDWKMGSSSPTPFSYLHYFLTKFCPGSNSHTIITKATQHIVAMVKDVNLMDQRPSIIASAAILAAVDATLTRKTMDLRIRKISSWGNLESGDVFSCYNLIQEKRRNKVKTPCSNLMSNQSNSTCVLENQSDTTCSGVKRKLSFQDTEETENYKKLHRH